The following are from one region of the Takifugu rubripes chromosome 12, fTakRub1.2, whole genome shotgun sequence genome:
- the thrb gene encoding thyroid hormone receptor beta isoform X1 → MSEPTEKCSPRWRDEAIQNGYVPSYLDKDEICVVCGDKATGYHYRCITCEGCKGFFRRTIQKNLNPTYACKYEGKCVIDKVTRNQCQECRFKKCIAVGMATDLVLDDSKRLAKRKLIEENRERRRREELQRTVWDRIEPTQEEWDLIRMVTEAHMATNAQGNHWKQKRKFLVEEAMLLNEITCNLFYTPDQSAEGLKETKPEDNGQASMVNTPNGNKVDLEAFSQFTKIITPAITRVVDFAKKLPMFCELPCEDQIILLKGCCMEIMSLRAAVRYDPESETLTLNGEMAVTRGQLKNGGLGVVSDAIFDLGVSLSAFNLDDSEVALLQAIILLSSDRSGLSNVEQIERYQEEFLLAFEHYINYRKHKVPHFWAKLLMKVTDLRMIGACHASRFLHMKVECPTELFPPLFLEVFED, encoded by the exons ggTACGTTCCGAGTTACCTGGATAAGGACGAGATATGTGTCGTGTGCGGGGACAAAGCCACCGGCTACCACTATCGCTGCATCACCTGCGAAGGCTGCAAG GGGTTCTTCAGACGGACCATCCAGAAGAACCTCAACCCAACCTACGCGTGCAAGTACGAGGGCAAGTGCGTGATTGATAAAGTGACCAGGAACCAGTGCCAGGAATGCCGCTTCAAGAAGTGCATCGCGGTGGGAATGGCCACCGACC tgGTGTTGGACGACAGCAAGAGGCTGGCCAAGCGGAAGCTAATCGAGGAGAACCGGGAACGGCGCCGtcgggaggagctgcagaggacagTGTGGGACCGAATTGAGCCCACCCAGGAGGAGTGGGACCTCATCCGTATGGTGACCGAGGCCCATATGGCCACGAACGCACAAGGCAACCACTGGAAACAGAAGAGGAAGTTCCTG GTCGAGGAAGCTATGCTTCTAAATGAAATAACATGTAATTTATTCTATACTCCTGACCAGAGTGCAGAGGGGCTGAAGGAAACTAAG CCTGAGGACAATGGTCAAGCGTCCATGGTCAATACGCCCAACGGAAACAAAGTGGATTTAGAAGCCTTCAGTCAGTTTACAAAAATAATCACCCCCGCCATCACCAGAGTGGTGGACTTTGCCAAAAAATTGCCTATGTTTTGTGAG CTGCCTTGTGAAGATCAGATCATCCTGTTGAAAGGCTGCTGCATGGAGATCATGTCGCTGCGGGCCGCCGTTCGCTACGACCCCGAGAGCGAGACGCTCACGCTGAACGGCGAGATGGCCGTCACACGGGGCCAGCTGAAGAACGGCGGCCTGGGCGTGGTCTCGGATGCCATCTTTGACCTCGGCGTGTCGCTGTCCGCCTTCAACTTGGACGACTCGGAGGTGGCTCTTCTACAGGCCATCATCCTGCTTTCATCAG ATCGCTCGGGCCTGAGCAACGTGGAGCAAATCGAGCGCTACCAAGAGGAGTTCCTGCTGGCCTTCGAACATTACATCAACTACCGCAAACACAAAGTGCCGCATTTCTGGGCCAAGCTGCTAATGAAGGTGACGGACCTGCGGATGATCGGTGCCTGCCACGCCAGCCGCTTCCTCCACATGAAAGTGGAGTGTCCCACTGAGTTATTCCCACCTCTGTTCCTGGAGGTCTTTGAGGACTGA
- the thrb gene encoding thyroid hormone receptor beta isoform X2, whose amino-acid sequence MSEPTEKCSPRWRDEAIQNGYVPSYLDKDEICVVCGDKATGYHYRCITCEGCKGFFRRTIQKNLNPTYACKYEGKCVIDKVTRNQCQECRFKKCIAVGMATDLVLDDSKRLAKRKLIEENRERRRREELQRTVWDRIEPTQEEWDLIRMVTEAHMATNAQGNHWKQKRKFLSAEGLKETKPEDNGQASMVNTPNGNKVDLEAFSQFTKIITPAITRVVDFAKKLPMFCELPCEDQIILLKGCCMEIMSLRAAVRYDPESETLTLNGEMAVTRGQLKNGGLGVVSDAIFDLGVSLSAFNLDDSEVALLQAIILLSSDRSGLSNVEQIERYQEEFLLAFEHYINYRKHKVPHFWAKLLMKVTDLRMIGACHASRFLHMKVECPTELFPPLFLEVFED is encoded by the exons ggTACGTTCCGAGTTACCTGGATAAGGACGAGATATGTGTCGTGTGCGGGGACAAAGCCACCGGCTACCACTATCGCTGCATCACCTGCGAAGGCTGCAAG GGGTTCTTCAGACGGACCATCCAGAAGAACCTCAACCCAACCTACGCGTGCAAGTACGAGGGCAAGTGCGTGATTGATAAAGTGACCAGGAACCAGTGCCAGGAATGCCGCTTCAAGAAGTGCATCGCGGTGGGAATGGCCACCGACC tgGTGTTGGACGACAGCAAGAGGCTGGCCAAGCGGAAGCTAATCGAGGAGAACCGGGAACGGCGCCGtcgggaggagctgcagaggacagTGTGGGACCGAATTGAGCCCACCCAGGAGGAGTGGGACCTCATCCGTATGGTGACCGAGGCCCATATGGCCACGAACGCACAAGGCAACCACTGGAAACAGAAGAGGAAGTTCCTG AGTGCAGAGGGGCTGAAGGAAACTAAG CCTGAGGACAATGGTCAAGCGTCCATGGTCAATACGCCCAACGGAAACAAAGTGGATTTAGAAGCCTTCAGTCAGTTTACAAAAATAATCACCCCCGCCATCACCAGAGTGGTGGACTTTGCCAAAAAATTGCCTATGTTTTGTGAG CTGCCTTGTGAAGATCAGATCATCCTGTTGAAAGGCTGCTGCATGGAGATCATGTCGCTGCGGGCCGCCGTTCGCTACGACCCCGAGAGCGAGACGCTCACGCTGAACGGCGAGATGGCCGTCACACGGGGCCAGCTGAAGAACGGCGGCCTGGGCGTGGTCTCGGATGCCATCTTTGACCTCGGCGTGTCGCTGTCCGCCTTCAACTTGGACGACTCGGAGGTGGCTCTTCTACAGGCCATCATCCTGCTTTCATCAG ATCGCTCGGGCCTGAGCAACGTGGAGCAAATCGAGCGCTACCAAGAGGAGTTCCTGCTGGCCTTCGAACATTACATCAACTACCGCAAACACAAAGTGCCGCATTTCTGGGCCAAGCTGCTAATGAAGGTGACGGACCTGCGGATGATCGGTGCCTGCCACGCCAGCCGCTTCCTCCACATGAAAGTGGAGTGTCCCACTGAGTTATTCCCACCTCTGTTCCTGGAGGTCTTTGAGGACTGA
- the nr1d2b gene encoding nuclear receptor subfamily 1 group D member 2b has product MESSKAGGVIAYISSSSSGSSPESCHSDSSNGSYQSSSSPRGSSPSRHQQGQPADPALPVRCQNLPGTQKGGRASSTAKSGITKINGLVLLCKVCGDVASGFHYGVHACEGCKGFFRRSIQQNIQYKKCLKNESCPIMRINRNRCQQCRFKKCLMVGMSRDSVRFGRIPKREKQRMLLEMQSAMNNMMNNSQLQAPPVDASLSAGVAEPAAQVVGSAPSRSPSSASESSSDPEPAVAMDTSPSSSSPSASDSSEEEVIGSVTRAHQETFMYNQERSSLANEALPPTGPAHINKEEEQQNAWNHHNNLVTMAAQEPPNSQGCLPEEDNSMKHCPFRMARAVDASHTPTYAHGALRAPPATCPTSRGSQWRGGNRMYLVCPMNMSAYVDPQKSGHEVWEEFSHSFTPAVREVVEFAKKIPGFRDLSQHDQVSLLKAGTFEVLVVRFASLFDVKNRTVTFLGGKKYSLEALRAMGAGDLLNSMFDFSEKLMNLGLSEEEMSLFTAVVLVSADRSGIENVNSVEALQETLIRALRSLITKNHPNESAIFTKLLLKLPDLRSLNNMHSEQLLAFKVHS; this is encoded by the exons ATGGAGTCAAGCAAAGCTG GGGGCGTAATAGCCtacatcagctcctccagttctgGCTCGAGCCCAGAGTCGTGCCACAGTGACTCGTCCAACGGCAGCTACCagtcgtcctcctccccccgtgGCTCATCGCCCAGCCGCCACCAGCAGGGTCAGCCGGCTGACCCAGCGCTCCCAGTCAGGTGCCAAAACCTTCCTGGGACTCAGAAGGGGGGCCGCGCCTCTTCCACTGCAAAAAGTGGCATCACCA AAATCAACggcctggtgctgctgtgcaaGGTGTGCGGTGACGTGGCCTCCGGCTTTCATTACGGCGTGCACGCCTGCGAGGGTTGTAAG ggtTTTTTCCGTAGAAGCATCCAGCAGAACATCCAGTACAAGAAGTGCCTTAAGAACGAGAGCTGCCCCATCATGCGGATCAACAGGAACCGCTGCCAGCAGTGCCGCTTCAAGAAGTGTCTGATGGTGGGGATGTCCCGAGACT CTGTTCGCTTTGGTCGCATCCCGAAGCGGGAGAAGCAGCgcatgctgctggagatgcagAGTGCCATGAACAACATGATGAACAACAGCCAGCTTCAGGCGCCGCCCGTCGACGCGTCTCTGTCGGCCGGCGTCGCGGAGCCCGCCGCTCAGGTTGTTGGCTCCGCCCCGTCCCGCTCCCCATCCAGTGCGTCCGAGTCCAGCTCTGACCCCGAACCTGCGGTGGCGATGGACACCAGCCCCAGCTCCTCCTCGCCCAGCGCCTCAGACAGCAGCGAAGAGGAGGTGATCGGCTCTGTGACCAGGGCCCACCAGGAGACCTTCATGTACAACCAGGAGCGGAGCAGCCTGGCCAATGAGGCGCTGCCTcccacaggccccgcccacatcaacaaggaagaggagcagcagaatgcATGGAACCACCACAACAACCTGGTTACCATGGCAGCGCAGGAGCCTCCGAACAGCCAGGGCTGTCTTCCTGAGGAGGACAATTCCATGAAGCACTGTCCCTTCAGGATGGCCAGGGCCGTGGACGCCAGTCACACTCCCACCTACGCACATGGAGCTCTGAGAGCGCCACCTGCAACCtgccccaccagcagggggtcccAGTGGCGAGGAGGCAACCGGATGTACCTG GTTTGTCCCATGAACATGTCGGCCTACGTGGACCCCCAGAAATCGGGACATGAGGTGTGGGAGGAGTTCTCCCACAGCTTCACCCCTGCTGTGAGGGAGGTGGTGGAGTTTGCCAAGAAGATTCCAGGATTCCGAGACCTTTCTCAGCACGACCAGGTCAGCCTGCTGAAGGCTGGAACCTTTGAG GTGCTGGTCGTTCGCTTCGCCTCTCTGTTCGACGTGAAGAACCGCACCGTCACTTTTCTGGGTGGGAAAAAGTACAGCCTTGAAGCCCTGAGGGCCATGGGGGCCGGTGACCTTCTGAACTCCATGTTTGACTTCAGCGAGAAGCTCATGAACCTGGGTCTGAGCGAGGAGGAGATGAGTCTCTTCACCGCTGTGGTCCTGGTGTCTGCAG ATCGCTCGGGCATTGAGAACGTGAACTCGGTGGAGGCGCTGCAGGAGACGCTGATCCGCGCCCTGCGCAGCCTCATCACCAAGAACCACCCCAACGAGTCGGCCATCTTCaccaagctgctgctgaagctgccgGACCTGCGCTCGCTCAACAACATGCACTCGGAGCAGCTGCTCGCCTTCAAGGTCCATTCCTGA